The genomic window atattctaaaatacGCATAAAAACAAAACGCGCATTTTCCCACGatagatgtttccatcaaattaaTTTGTCGCTGATAAAAGGCGGTGCGTGATGACGTAATACACGTAAAAATACCCTTTGTGATATTCAAATAAAAAAGAGAAGTTAAGTAGGTTTCCACCGCATTTTCAACTCAAATTATGGTTTTATCACAAACTATGTTGCGTTATATAGTGAGTGTGCACACTCTTGGAACGTGCGCTTTAGCGGTGTTGGCTAGAGCTCACGTATAGATTATACGTGAGATTATTATTATGGACGAAAGAgcgagattatttttatttgtcaaatggcagccaaacATCGATTATCATGTCACCATAacaagaccctcgatatttattggaaaggagcagcaccctgtgaaattcatcataattgatttaatttagtctaataaactgcatggtttcccaaaTCGTAGTTGGAGGCCTACACAAGTCATCGCGTGactcccaagtttacttcgatatgatggttattgtaTCAATATTCGCGCATAAAAGCGTTTCCATCGACATAtctcgcataattcattttaccgacacaaaaagatcccattATGTCTAGCGTATTGAGTTTTGTCAACATTTGGAATGTTTTCATCTGGCTCGTCATGAAATGTTTTATCCTACATGTACTTTACTAGCATAAAAAGGTTTAATGGAAACCTTCATTTGTATGGATTAAAAAGCACTGGACAGTCAAAAACACTGAGGGATGTCAAATTATAACAGTGTAGATTAAGGAAAGGAGACGAGGAGGCCAAGTAAGGGTATTGATAAGTAAGGGTATTGATATGCACCCTCAGTCTTCTGACCACACCACTCTGAGGCTCCACTGCTGGTTAGCAAAGGGTTTGTCAGAGGGCAAACCCCTCACATGAAAACTCAGAGCTGTTTCCCAGGGTAGGTaacctgtatgtctgtatgtttgtTAGACAGTGTGTaaattgtgtctgtgtgaatatTCTGTGTACATTGCATTGCTAGTTATTTTGGAGTTTAAAGATCAATGATGTGTGTAAACTGGATGACTCACTATGCAGTTTGTGTATATGTACATTTGTCATATGATTGCCACCGAAAGAATGTACCTTTTCAGCTGACATGGGTACAGGAATtatatgtgtgacagagagagagcgagagagagagcgagagagatgaatggagagaggggggttccTAATCCTAATCTGGATTTATTCTCTACCCCAGGTCCCAGTAGAGTTATGTAATGACTTAATCTAGGCCTGTCAATCAAATTTacacaactctctctccctttccctatcccctctttctctcgctctcactttcACCACACAGTATCTGTGTAGCGTAGCCACTCATGTCTAATCATTTCACTGTCTCTTCCTTAGTGCCTTGTATAATATGAATCAAATTCCCTAAAACAATGTGCATGACTCCACTGCCTCTCCTATCATGGTACTTTCAAGAGGAAACCCTATGTCATTAAAGAGTATTACAAGATTAAAGTATAACACTGTGTTTTGACGTGAATGTctgtgaattatatatttttttacaaaacaaACAATTCATGAAATCCTCTATCAAACAAATCCATGCCAAAGCTCTCAGTAGTCATCGCGTGACTTGTGTAAGTGACCACACTGCCATGCATCGTTCCAAGTGGATTTGCCTCTATTTGTAAGGATTTACATTCGCTTTTGTGGCACATTTCTTCCTTTGGTTATGTTAAGCCTGTTTAACCTTGTTTGCCCATGTTGATTTCGTTAGCCTGTGTGTACTCTGGTgctatatattctactgtcctTGCCTTTCATTGTTAACCATTGTTCTTCTCTATTCTCTGAACAACCATAGAGATAAAGCACATACGCTTTATCTGACCATAGTGTCCCTACTTCTTAATCTACCTAATCCGACCCTCAAATCTATATGAAGATGCCATCCATTGAACTGTGGGAGATTAAACAGCAGTGTGACGATCGTGGCTCTCAGCTTCCTGCCATGCTGAGACCCTTATTCTGCAATCAGATAGTCAGGGATATTGTGTATAGGACCTAATCTCAATCCCTGCTTCCAGTTGTCAttctgatggacacacacacacacacacacacacagcaggtatCTCCAGAGGCAGTCAGATTATTCAGAAGCTAATGGTTGTATTAAACCGCAGATTACTGTTGAGATATCGTTCCTCCCATGTGTGACTGTCTACAGATGTGAAACAGGATTTATCTACTAATGCACCCAGCGCCAGCCATCTGGGGGGCATGGAGGGTGGAGCAGTGGGAAGTGGGTTGTTAAAACTGTCTGTAACTGTCTATAATCCAAAGGCTCAACCAGGTAGGGCTGTCATTAGATGGTGGGCTGAGGGAAACTCAATATATGATCTGTGTGTGGGTAACTAATGTTTCCTGAACCCCCCCCCCGTCCTCTGGGAGCTGAGTGTCCCAGAGGATCCTGTGATTCCGAGCTCGTCTCTCCCAGGTGGGCTGGATTCTCTAATCCTCACTGGGATCTCATCCATCTGCCCGCTTCTTCCCAAAAATTGGATTATTTAACCCAGCACAGCCCACCTTACCGTCCTAGAAAACAAGACATAGTCCCACACAGGCAGAAACTATGAAAatacactgtatacagtatatgtgtgtgggggtggatAGGACAGATTTACTGAGTAATCTCAATAAACCCAGAATAAATTCCATTCATTGAGAAATAGTAACTCCAAACATCTGGAATTTATGGGTCTGTGTTAGGGAGTATTTCCCCTCTTTTGTAAGAAACTGTTCTGCAAACTAAATTCAACAaaaaaagtccctttttcaggaccctgtctttcaaagataatttgtaaaaatccaaataacttcacagatcttcattgtaaagggtttaaacactgtttcccatgcttgttcaatgaaccataaacaattaatgaacatgcacctgtggaacggtcgttaagacactaacaacttacagagggtaggcaattaaggtcacagttatgaaaacttaggacactagaggcctttctactaGACTTCTAATTCCATTGTCACCCTCTCTAACTGGACTGTTGATTCGGTGATCTTGCTAAGGAAATATTCTGCCAGGACGGCTATCTGTTTATTCCGgacagggacacattattccacttctgttagtcacatctgtgaaacttgttcagtttatggctcagttgttgaatcttatgttcatacaaatatttgcacgttaagtttgctgaaaataaactcagttgacagtgagagaacgtttctttttttgctgagtttatataaagCTCATATTTCTCAGGAGCTccgctttctcttctctctctctaccaaacTATTGACACACTGCATTGTGAGTTTGTGCTATGTGCTATTTTACCTCCACTAAATGCCCTTAATACTGAGATTGGAAATGAGAATGCTCTAATCCAGTGTGCTATGATGTGACGTCCCTGGTCCGTTGCCCCCAAGCTTTCCATAGCttgccctccacccctcccctacacacacatccCCTGGATGCAGCTCGTCGGCCCTTTGCTCTGTTAATCCCGTGAACACTCACTACGATCTGCCTGtatgctctgctctactcttGAGCTCTGATGATCCAACAAATGAATGACAGGACACCTCACTCTGAGAAGACACCAAAATTCTGTCCGGGATTATAATACTGCTGTGAACGTCATCAGATCAGAGCCCATTAATTGTGTGCTGGGGCTCCACTGGACTCAGTTGGGCCAGTTGAGTATGAGGTCCCATGCCTGCACCGTGACTTTCCTCCTGCCTGTTGCTCTTTACCTCTGTAAGGATGCTTTCCCCTTATCTATTTATGTATTGTAtgtctgcgtgtctctgtgtgtgttgtagtgatgttaCTTTAGTGTGGTGAGCGCAGTTTGATGCTTCAAAAGGCAGCTTTTACCTCACTCTGCTCTTACTAGTTTCCTGTATTTTTTTCTGTTCAACGGTTGTTTGTTAGAATATTTGAAACTGAAGGTATGGCATAAGTAGCAGAGCAGGAGTGATGGTTTGGTATGGGGTGATGGTAAGTtggtcaggagaggagagcaacTGTATGGGTGAAAATGTATTTCTTTCTGAATCCATTCAGATATGAAGGAGAGAGGTTTTACGAAGCACTTATCCTAATGAAATACATGCTGTTCTATCTTGTTCCGAAcagcgcagtgtgtgtgtgcctcccacTGTCGTCTCTCAGGGAGTTGTGGGACAGCTGGAGAATACTATCCCGCTGAGGATAGGGGCGGTACCTCCTGTAGTCTACGGAGTtgactaaaggctataagaatgttatgttgagagagagagaaagacataatgCATGTTGTGCTAGGACACCAGAGCAAGAGATTCATTTGTTGAGTTTGTTGCATTCACCCCAACCTTCCCCCTGTGGTGATGCTCATCTTCATGTTCCTTCTCCACCCCCCCTCAGGGctaatgtgtgtgtttgattatatggttgtttgtttgtttaccaatgtgtgtgtacatgtagtttacacacacacacacacacacacacacacacacacacacaggggcatagCAGGTATCTCCAGAGGCGGACAGGCTGATGAATTACCTTACTCCGATGCTAAAACCCCAGACgtaaataaacaaattaaaagtAATCTATTAATAGCAGTGGACAAAAGAGCTTATGTATCTACTGTAATTCACATTCATACTCTTCACTCCCTTAGATCTGGCTCCTGTGTGTTGGGCTGCTGCACTCCCTAGCTCCTGTGGCGTCATCTACAAGAGCTTTGCTCAGTGTCTCCTCACTCTGGGGGACAGTCTGGGTGACACACAGAAAGAGCAGAGCACACAGGACATTGACACAGTCTGCaggtgagtctctctctcccactccaatTTGACACCTACTCAATCACTCCAGCTCTCTTTTTCTCCTTGCATATTCTCCCATCTCCTTACAAACATAAGTGTTCATTTTCAGACCAAGTCACTCCTACAGAATCAGACTGTAACCCAACATGTGCTCCAACActtgtaaacacacacacggcCCACATCCCTCATTCACAAATTTCAGACTTCCTTGGAGTATTCCTTTCACATACTTTAAAAAAACACACTCCCTCACAAACCACTCTCTCATGTTGTCATATTTGCCCCCTTACAGATCATGGGATGCATTCCATGTGTGTGCGAATGCGGCACTTGCCGGTTGTCCTGGAGACGCAGCGGCTGTGTGGGAGTCTCTGAGGCAAGAGTCTAGGAAGACACAGTTTTCTGGAAACCTCTATGACATGTGTGCCAGCCGCACCATACTGGCACCCAATACAGTGCCCGTGCCACCCTCCCTGAGCCCACCAACATCAGACCAGACCAATCAAGAAACTCTAAAAGGGTACACGCATCACCTTGGACCCGCCTACACCACGCTTCTGCTCTCAGCATGCATCTCTCTACTGCTCCTTCTCAGGATGTAGCCCTAGCCTCCCTCAGACTGCTATAGGTTCTCTGTGAGCCTTGTGTTTTACTGGACTGAGCATAAAATTAACCAACACATACCTGGGAAAACCCCTCACTCCaaaacacacgcaagcacacatcCTCACGCCAAAATGCATACCTCCTccaacacgcatacacacacaggcatgtacatgtacacacaaacacgcaaGAAAACACTCAAGCGTTATGGACTTCATTCATGGCACATAGCTCATgtaagaaagaaagacaggagcaAAAAATAGAAAGAACGAATCTAAGACCTTTTATAACATCTTGAGTTGTTTGGATTCATAATCTGAGTTGTATAGTATTAATGTAAAATTAGATATCAGACCTACAGAACCCCTACACCTGTATACACTTTCGTGTTTTTATATGAGCTATacctgtaaaatgtattttactcAGCCACCACCTGACTAAATCCCTATATTCCCCAATCATTGATTCTTGCATTGCCTGTGTGGGCACTGGGCATGGAATAGCCACCACAAACAGTGTGCCTGTGGACTTATTATGTAACGATTCATCATAATGTAAAAATGATATCAGAAGCTGCACTTCCCTTAGATACATGTTTGTTTTCATAGTTTCATGTCAGATTTCTCAGAGCAGTTGCTTTAAGGGATGCATGCATTGTTTCATTCAATTGTAAAATGTGAattcaaacagacacacagctgattAATCCAGACAGTTAGATTTGATAATTCATGCATTCATttgtaataaaatatatttacaaggatatgtatggtgtagtatgtaacgtgcaatgtgtgtgtgtgtgtatcttatgtgtgtgtgtgtgtttgtaatctTTGCTCTTAAATCCTTTCATAACAGAAGGTCATGAGCAGATCAATCTAATCTGTCTTTGTTCCTGCTCAGCATCCCTTGATGCACCCTGACAGCCCAGGACACACTGCACATCCTAGCCATGtgtcagagtagaggagagggaggaggaaacaTGAAGAGATGGTGAATTATGATGTGAACATGGTCATGAACAGAAACAAAGATTTAGAGAACAGTAGGCAATGCCATTTGTGCATGCGTGTGGCTATgacaagagagatgaggagacaggTGGATATATTTTTTGTTAATCCTCTTTTTGGTACCTTTATTTAAAGACCCAATCTACTAAAATCTattctctagtctctagtctctagtctcccTGTGACCAGTATTTGACCTGGGCACCGGGCCATGTTTTCTTTCAGGGAGCCCTGAAATCTCACCCTCAGTCCCAGGTAGATTAAATGATACAGTCCATGTGTTTTTGCATTAGCAGGTCTGTAATAATACTACTGCTAAAACACGCAAAGACTTTGACAAAATAACTACTCTTTAAGTTCACATTTAtgcatgatcatcatcatcatcatcattactctattttctaaacttgttttttatgttttattttctgtaattggggtggcagggtagcctagtggttagagtgttggactagtaaccggaaggttgcaagttcaaacccccaacctgacaaggtacaaatctgtcattctgcccctcattctacccacagttcctaggctgtcattgaaaataagaatttgttcttaactgacttgcctatttaaataaaggttacaaaaaTTATGAGCCAGTGTGTATTGCATATTTGGTACTTAAGTGCCACCTAGTGGTATATTTAAAGTATTTGTGTAACAAGCACTGAGACAAATTCTCCATACTGTACTATAACGTTTTATTTTATGAGCCCTGGCTATAATCTGCCTGGGATTATTTTGGAATGGATTTGAATGCAGTTCATGAACACAATTCAAAACACTGAGCCTGAGAATACAGAATATAAAGTATAATCAGTAAACGAACAGCTAGGAAAaactaacaaaaaaaacattgttttgagTGGAAAATGTGTTGGGTGTAAACCCATGGCTGCGAAATAGCTCCACAGCAGCTCTCTGTGCTTACATTGTACCCGTCTTCAGCGAAACAAGGCTTTCCCAGATTGAACACCTAAACCTAGTGTTGTTAATGCTATCAAAGCCTTCTGCAGGGTTAGTCCAGCTCCTCAATGAGACAACCTGGTTTGCTGGCTTCATGGCTCTGCCTCTGTCTGGGTTCTCCCTGAGGTTCTGGGGCATCCCCCGCCTCTGGGTCCAATGCTACTAGGTGATTGGTGGGCGATTTGTTTGACATTTTGTCACAGACCCTGAACAGTGAAGATGAGCATGGACCTGAGGTAGATGTGGTCCACACTGTCCCACTCTGATGTATGATTGGATCTACATCGTTGTTGTCTCCTGAAACGACCTCTATCATTGGCCGGAATACTCGCTGGAAACACAGGTGGTCAATTCAGACATAACACAGCTGACCCAAATTAAATACACTCTCTGCTGATTTAAATGCCGTGTTGACCTAATGAAATATTAGCATGTGAGTAATTTAGAGACTAATTGTGTGAATTTGGAATATGCCTGCTGACTATTGTACAATAAATGCTAAAGGTATTCTATTCTTTATTTTGGGTAATAAAAGTTACAGCCTAGTGTATGGTATGTAATGTACCTGAGAGGAGAAGATGCAGGTGCTGTCTGGATCTTCAACATCCACATCCTCCAGGTCAGGGAGATCCTGTAGAGTCAGGTGACCATTAGTCAGGGGACAAGGCTTTCGTGCTCTAAATGAAGGTTAGAGTCAAGAGCTAAATGATAAAGAGTGAGGCAGTCCTTGCTTTTGGATAAGACGCTGATGGAGAGGGACTAGATAACAAAACATTATTACAGTGTGATAATCACTCTATTATAGTGACTGGTAATGCTTGGCTATGGTGGTCAGTCTGACTCACGTCAATACGAAGTGGTGGGCGTGGCCCCAGGTGGATGGTCTCCAGGTCCTCTGTCTCCTCTAGCTCAGTCACCATTGGTCCAGGACCGTGCTCTACAATTCTCCCAGCTGTCTGAGATTGTGGCTGGCCACatactgactgctctctctctaacttctcTCTTTTTGGCTGCCTTTGTAGTTGTTCTCTCCTTGACTGGTTTAACTCTAACTATTCTTCCTTTAAGCTTTCTTCTGTTGCTTGCTCTCCATCTGGCTGATCTCCCACTTGGTGCTCTCAATCTGGCTGATCTCCCTCTtggtgctctctctctagctgatcTCCCTCTtggtgctctctctctagctgatcTCCCTCTtggtgctctctctctagctgatcTCCCTCTTGGTGCTCTCTCTCTAGCCGATCTCCCTCCGGATCCTCTCTTTCTGGTTGTTCTCTGTCTAGCTGCTTCTTCAGTGGCTGTTCATTCCCTAGCTCTTCCttttctgtctgttctctctgtgtctgtaggaACTCTTCATGGGCCTCCAGACTGTTCTCCACAAACGCCTGGATCCTCTCCTCCCAGCCTGGGCTCTGATTCTGCCTCTGGTTCTTTTTACTGGGGCTCTCAAgttctggagttgtagtggtctCATACTCCCCTAGAAAAGGTCAACACACCCTTATCAAACTTCTCTACGTCATGTGTGTGTAAGGAggttccaagtgtgtgtgtgtgtgtggatatgagtgcgtgtgtgcgtacCTCTCTCTTGCAGCTCTCTGAGTCGCAGTTTCTCCATGGCTTGGTCTCTGATGGTTGCCATGGTGTCCAGACTGTCCTGGATCTTCCTTCTCTCTCATGTTTGCCATGATTCCCTCTCCCTGCGCCCCTCCGGACCCGCTGTCCCCCACGCCTCCGCACACGCCCTTCATACCGCAACCACATGACAATCATACAGCATCCAAGGACCAACATCAGACCACACAATGACTCAAGCATAAGTATGACATGTACGGGCAAACAGAGACAAATTGGTAATGCACCTGTCCTTTGGGAACACAGGTCGGTCGTCCAGGTATCTGAGCTGTTTGAGATGTATGATCATAGTCTTCCTGTAGTATGGGATTTTCTTTATCACTTCATTTCCCATCAGGTTCAGCACGCGCTGAGGAGGAGGGAACAACAAGggtgtattcacacacacacacac from Oncorhynchus tshawytscha isolate Ot180627B unplaced genomic scaffold, Otsh_v2.0 Un_scaffold_4_pilon_pilon, whole genome shotgun sequence includes these protein-coding regions:
- the LOC112249227 gene encoding neuritin-like protein, which gives rise to MTGHLTLRRHQNSVRDYNTAVNVIRSEPINCVLGLHWTQLGQLSMRSHACTVTFLLPVALYLYLAPVCWAAALPSSCGVIYKSFAQCLLTLGDSLGDTQKEQSTQDIDTVCRSWDAFHVCANAALAGCPGDAAAVWESLRQESRKTQFSGNLYDMCASRTILAPNTVPVPPSLSPPTSDQTNQETLKGYTHHLGPAYTTLLLSACISLLLLLRM